A window from Culex pipiens pallens isolate TS chromosome 3, TS_CPP_V2, whole genome shotgun sequence encodes these proteins:
- the LOC120420121 gene encoding uncharacterized protein LOC120420121, whose amino-acid sequence MSSFFVTTDKLRIYFLITLLILTSKLTSSEPCGTRHNSTWPWHVQLVDANPANRTVFCAGTLLSAQLVITAAHCLHDRNGDPIELDRLLVLLANGDLRPATNTFYPKPYDPKRLDHDVAMVALDRKVAFSNLVGPVCYADFGKFEDVRSPAFEGRSLEMQNEEACRQTTTKLFKMTYEKAICLGAFNESHQYNQKAGSGLVIDSGSTWILVGVLMYTTGQSADQIDYAGGVSIERYYKWIGRIINHFSDPDLVNKKCKQYTGGREAISNILYSVHVMDTQVNQLCHGVIVSPRFVVTIAECAKKTKRIMVYNGQSFKSQEVFAKAKVHYEEWNNKLALIDLGRNISSPGSVISCLWNGRVVQNFTKVLSLRGGSLAEQYVSHVQYRPGAPLQVRYRCPAHQQHSWNKTFGDLIGVKVAREQRPRIAGLLDGVPPCDTFDHFYNRQRTAEAISLQQYLPWIEDLVWRGGSG is encoded by the exons ATGTCCAGTTTCTTCGTCACAACTGATAAGCTTCGAATCTACTTCTTAATCACCCTGCTAATCCTAACCTCAAAGCTCACATCATCCGAACCGTGCGGAACCCGGCACAATTCAACTTGGCCATGGCACGTCCAACTGGTGGACGCAAACCCAGCCAATCGGACCGTCTTCTGCGCTGGCACCCTGCTCAGCGCTCAGCTGGTGATTACGGCGGCCCATTGTCTGCACGACCGTAACGGAGATCCCATCGAGCTCGACCGGCTGCTGGTTCTGTTGGCCAACGGTGACCTTAGACCTGCCACGAACACATTTTACCCCAAACCGTACGATCCGAAACGGTTGGACCACGACGTGGCAATGGTGGCGCTGGATCGGAAGGTTGCGTTCAGCAATCTGGTTGGACCCGTTTGTTATGCGGATTTCGGTAAATTTGAAGATGTTCGGAGCCCTGCCTTTGAGGGTCGTTCGTTGGAGATGCAGAACGAGGAAGCTTGTCGGCAGACGACCACCAAGCTGTTTAAAATGACGTACGAAAAGGCGATTTGCTTGGGCGCGTTTAATG AATCCCACCAGTACAATCAAAAAGCTGGCAGTGGGCTGGTGATCGATTCCGGCTCCACCTGGATTCTAGTCGGCGTTCTGATGTACACAACGGGGCAATCCGCGGACCAAATTGACTATGCCGGAGGAGTCAGCATCGAGCGATACTACAAGTGGATCGGGCGGATTATAAACCACTTCTCGGATCCGGATCTCGTTaataaaa AATGCAAGCAGTACACTGGTGGTCGTGAAGCAATTTCAAACATCCTGTATTCAGTGCATGTAATGGATACACAGGTGAACCAGCTATGCCATGGAGTCATCGTGAGTCCTCGTTTCGTGGTGACGATAGCAGAATGTGCTAAGAAAACTA AACGGATAATGGTCTACAATGGACAGAGTTTTAAAAGTCAGGAAGTCTTTGCCAAAGCAAAGGTGCACTATGAAGAATGGAACAACAAGTTGGCACTCATTGACCTAGGTCGTAACATAAG TTCTCCCGGCTCGGTCATCAGTTGTCTGTGGAATGGACGCGTAGTGCAGAACTTCACCAAGGTCCTGTCCCTCCGTGGTGGGTCCCTGGCAGAGCAATATGTAAGCCACGTCCAGTACCGACCGGGAGCGCCGCTGCAGGTCCGTTATCGCTGTCCGGCGCACCAGCAACACTCTTGGAATAAAACTTTCGGCGATCTGATTGGAGTTAAAGTGGCTCGAGAACAGCGGCCCCGGATTGCGGGCCTGCTGGACGGAGTTCCCCCGTGTGATACGTTTGACCATTTCTACAACAGGCAGAGAACGGCCGAGGCCATCAGCTTGCAGCAGTACTTGCCCTGGATTGAGGATCTCGTTTGGAGAGGTGGATCGGGATAA
- the LOC120420099 gene encoding neurogenic differentiation factor 1, producing MPKRKRSKSPNLDLIEDGFDDELDSNDDKSDTPIQRNAANARERARMRVLSKAFFNLKRNIPWVPADTKLSKLDTLRLAKNYISYLAATLDGQSVENISTNLGQPAKTAWPFIFQPVQPHDATSNAKASRLVSVVSRTDKNGIKSQPSTAASAPTGSSFAATADSGFEESRSLNQQYHHAIVHHHHQNQNHRGHSSAADAGNHLHGYSHLQHHHLVHSMSD from the exons ATGCCGAAAAGAAAACGCAGTAAATCACCCAATTTGGATTTAATTGAGGATGGATTTGACGATGAGCTGGACTCGAACG aCGACAAATCCGACACCCCCATCCAGCGGAACGCGGCCAACGCCCGGGAACGAGCCCGAATGCGCGTCCTGTCAAAGGCATTTTTCAACCTGAAGCGAAACATCCCGTGGGTCCCCGCAGACACAAAACTCTCAAAGTTGGACACTCTGCGACTAGCGAAAAATTACATCAGCTATCTGGCCGCCACTCTGGACGGCCAATCGGTGGAGAATATTTCCACCAACCTTGGCCAGCCGGCGAAAACG GCATGGCCCTTCATATTCCAACCGGTGCAGCCGCACGATGCGACGTCCAACGCCAAGGCGTCGAGGCTGGTGTCCGTGGTTAGCCGAACCGACAAGAACGGTATCAAATCTCAGCCGTCAACGGCAGCATCTGCTCCGACGGGATCGTCATTCGCCGCGACGGCCGATTCTGGCTTCGAAGAATCTCGATCGCTGAACCAGCAGTATCATCACGCAATCGTGCATCATCatcaccagaaccagaaccatcGAGGACATTCATCGGCAGCAGATGCTGGCAATCATCTTCACGGCTATTCTCATCTTCAGCATCACCATTTAGTTCATTCTATGAGCGATTGA
- the LOC120420098 gene encoding sarcosine dehydrogenase, mitochondrial produces MFRLGKRSFTKFKEQIAGQGVPSVTRIGQGLSRRSLSSESTLPESADVVIIGGGSAGCNTLYQLTKRGIRAVLLEKNKLTAGTTWHTAGLVWRLRPNDVEIKLLASTRNLLMSLEEETDHNSGWINNGGLFISHSDERLNEYKRLATLGKCFGIESHILTPEEAQEVFPLLDPAGFTGALYSPGDGVVDPAMMCTALTKASVANGGMIVEDCSVSEIVTGENLLGVRDVRGVVTNKGMIRTNTVVNAMGVWGRDLIEPLGIHLPLIPMKHAYVVSETMDGINQMMPNIRDHDSSIYFRIQGKSICMGGYENNPILLDRVPGDFHFGLYDLDYSVFDTHIQGAVKICPEFGKAGIKSTICGPESFTPDHKPLMGPDPIINGLFHNCGFNSAGMMLGAGCAEQLAKWIIHDRPDLHMFAYDIRRFSPKQKKALNWATERSHEAYAKNYSIVFPHDEALAGRNFTVDPFHKQMIQHGAVMEERHGWERPGYFLPEDTVVVQPYDWYGYYDYPKNTNTNYEEALQKDYTFGFPEHHDLIGEEAHTCRQEAVLFNLSYFCKLFLTGSQAKEAADWIFTADTNKPKGKTVYTCALNKRGGVEADVTVSIVESGQGELHDPIFKGRGYYIVAGGASAYHTKSHLLATIQEKALRAVVTDQTEELGVLSIQGPKSREILQKITDFDLSDEEQLPPNSNAVLSLKINPFYSCNVRVLRVSFVGELGYELHIPEESCNDVYNALMKAGYKDGLRNAGYRALYSLSSEKGYHLWGNDLRADDTPVEANLGFTCRKKGDYQGKAIVDRQLENGINKKLVFFTLRDQVPIWGLEAVYRNGEIIGHMRRGEYGYTLQKPIGQAYVTRPDGDYVTNEFIRSGRYQVEVMGRMYDAECHLRSPFDPKGERILGIYK; encoded by the exons ATGTTCCGACTAGGCAAACGCAGCTTCACCAAGTTCAAAGAGCAGATCGCCGGCCAAGGAGTACCATCAGTGACCAGGATCGGACAGGGATTATCCAGAAGAAGTTTGTCCTCGGAATCGACACTTCCGGAAAGTGCTGATGTCGTCATTATTG GTGGAGGATCCGCTGGATGTAATACGTTGTATCAGCTGACGAAGCGAGGTATTCGGGCTGTTCTGCTTGAGAAGAACAAGCTAACCGCTGGAACCACATGGCATACGGCGGGGCTGGTGTGGCGTCTGCGGCCCAACGATGTGGAGATCAAGCTGCTGGCATCGACTCGTAATCTACTGATGAGCTTGGAAGAAGAAACCGATCACAATTCCGGATGGATCAACAACGGAGGACTGTTTATATCGCATTCCGACGAACGGCTCAACGAGTACAAGCGACTGGCAACACTGGGCAAGTGTTTCGGCATTGAAAGCCACATCCTGACTCCGGAAGAGGCGCAGGAAGTGTTTCCACTGCTGGATCCAGCAGGATTCACTGGAGCTCTGTATTCTCCTGGAGACGGAGTGGTTGATCCGGCCATGATGTGTACCGCATTGACAAAGGCTTCCGTTGCTAACGGCGGAATGATCGTCGAGGACTGCTCGGTCAGTGAGATCGTAACGGGAGAGAACCTGCTCGGAGTTCGGGATGTGCGAGGAGTTGTTACCAACAAGGGAATGATTCGTACGAATACGGTGGTTAATGCGATGGGTGTTTGGGGACGAGATCTCATTGAACCCTTGGGCATTCATCTGCCACTGATTCCGATGAAGCATGCCTACGTGGTATCGGAAACCATGGACGGCATCAACCAGATGATGCCAAACATCCGCGATCATGACTCCAGCATCTACTTCCGTATCCAAGGCAAATCAATCTGCATGGGAGGATACGAGAACAACCCGATTCTGCTCGATCGTGTTCCTGGAGATTTCCACTTTGGTCTGTACGACCTGGATTATTCCGTGTTCGACACGCACATTCAGGGTGCGGTGAAGATATGTCCGGAATTCGGCAAAGCCGGCATCAAGAGTACGATCTGCGGTCCGGAGTCGTTCACGCCGGATCACAAACCGTTGATGGGGCCCGATCCGATCATTAACGGACTGTTCCACAACTGTGGCTTCAATTCTGCCGGGATGATGCTTGGCGCGGGATGTGCTGAGCAGCTTGCCAAGTGGATCATCCACGATCGTCCCGATCTGCACATGTTTGCATACGACATCCGACGATTCAGCCCTAAACAGAAGAAGGCGCTCAACTGGGCTACCGAGAGGAGTCACGAAGCGTATGCCAAGAACTACAGCATTGTGTTTCCGCATGATGAGGCGCTTGCCGGAAGAAACTTTACCGTGGATCCATTCCACAAG CAAATGATCCAGCACGGTGCCGTGATGGAGGAACGCCACGGCTGGGAACGTCCTGGATACTTCCTGCCGGAGGACACCGTTGTGGTACAACCGTACGATTGGTACGGCTACTACGACTACCCGAAGAACACCAACACAAACTACGAGGAAGCGCTGCAAAAGGACTACACGTTTGGCTTTCCCGAGCATCACGATCTG ATCGGCGAAGAAGCGCACACCTGTCGCCAGGAAGCGGTCCTGTTTAATCTGAGCTACTTCTGCAAGCTGTTCCTGACCGGAAGCCAGGCAAAGGAAGCGGCCGACTGGATCTTTACCGCGGACACGAACAAACCAAAGGGCAA GACCGTCTACACTTGCGCCCTGAACAAGCGAGGCGGTGTGGAAGCTGATGTTACAGTTAGTATTGTGGAGTCAGGACAGGGTGAACTGCACGATCCTATCTTCAAG GGTCGCGGGTACTACATCGTTGCGGGTGGAGCCTCGGCGTATCACACCAAGTCGCACCTGCTTGCTACGATCCAGGAGAAGGCGCTGCGAGCAGTTGTTACTGATCAAACGGAAGAGTTGGGGGTGCTTTCGATCCAGGGACCAAAGAGTAGAGAGATCCTGCAGAAGATCACCGATTTCGATCTGAGCGATGAGGAGCAACTCCCGCCGAACTCGAACGCCGTGTTGAGCTTGAAGATCAATCCGTTCTACTCGTGTAACGTCCGAGTGCTGCGGGTTAGTTTCGTAGGAGAGCTCGGGTACGAGTTGCACATTCCGGAGGAGAGCTGCAACGACGTGTACAACGCGTTGATGAAGGCTGGATACAAGGATGGACTTAGGAACGCTGGTTACCGCGCGTTGTACTCGCTGAGCAGCGAAAAGGGTTATCACCTTTGGGGTAATGACCTGCGGGCGGACGATACCCCGGTGGAGGCCAACCTTGGATTCACGTGCAGAAAGAAGGGCGACTACCAGGGAAAGGCGATCGTCGACCGGCAACTGGAGAATGGAATCAACAAGAAGCTGGTGTTCTTCACGTTAAGGGATCAG GTACCAATCTGGGGGCTGGAGGCGGTCTACCGCAACGGCGAAATCATCGGACACATGCGACGTGGCGAGTACGGATACACCCTGCAGAAGCCGATCGGTCAAGCTTACGTGACCCGGCCGGACGGTGATTACGTGACGAACGAGTTTATCCGAAGCGGTCGCTACCAGGTCGAGGTCATGGGCAGGATGTACGATGCCGAGTGTCACCTGCGCAGTCCGTTCGATCCCAAGGGCGAACGAATCCTGGGCATCTATAAATAA
- the LOC128093467 gene encoding uncharacterized protein LOC128093467, which translates to MKLTIIFLVLMAIFGVAFGYPEGEPDTAVEPAKEAGSSAGSHEHHHGHHCGGGKSPAPADGAASQSFLEPIVD; encoded by the exons ATGAAATTG ACAATTATATTCCTGGTACTAATGGCTATTTTCGGAGTTGCTTTCGGATATCCTGAAGGGGAGCCAGATACTGCTGTTGAGCCTGCG AAAGAAGCTGGTTCCTCGGCTGGTTCTCACGAGCATCATCACGGGCACCACTGCGGTGGTGGAAAGTCGCCAGCTCCGGCAGATGGCGCAGCTTCACAATCCTTTTTGGAACCGATAGTAGATTAG